The following are encoded together in the Triticum dicoccoides isolate Atlit2015 ecotype Zavitan chromosome 6B, WEW_v2.0, whole genome shotgun sequence genome:
- the LOC119324967 gene encoding RNA-binding protein CP33, chloroplastic-like, which yields MALPLVRLLLPSLPACQPPLRHPEYSAPPRHSHVSFAVSAAARSSGHRLAFAVCAASASVAPAPAETEADAEDEQPVGPKTRLIAMNIPWDFTPDDIRVLFEKQGTVVDVELSMHSSKKNRGLAFVTMGSEEEALSALKNLNLSTLNDRTIKVDFAKPKKKQPAVPSVPVEKNVVFVGNLTWRVRSRHLRELFASTPGVQSVEVIFHTTTPRRSAGYAFVSFSSKEEAEAAISTFNGKELMGRSINVMFKEDTVKKNKSSDSEEEKLEEAESSEESDS from the exons ATGGCTCTCCCcctcgttcgcctcctcctcccctctctccccgcgTGCCAGCCGCCGCTCCGTCACCCCGAGTACTCCGCTCCACCTCGCCACAGCCACGTCTCCTTCGCGGTCTCCGCTGCCGCCCGCTCCTCCGGCCACCGCTTGGCGTTCGCTGTCTGCGCTGCTAGCGCCTCGGTCGCCCCGGCGCCTGCGGAAACGGAGGCGGATGCGGAGGATGAGCAGCCCGTGGGGCCGAAGACGCGGCTTATCGCGATGAACATCCCATGGGATTTCACGCCCGACGACATTCGCGTTCTTTTCGAGAAGCAAGGCACCGTCGTCGACGTGGAG CTTTCGATGCACAGTTCCAAAAAAAACAGAGGGTTGGCATTTGTAACCATGGGTTCAGAAGAGGAGGCTCTTTCAGCACTCAAGAATCTCAATTTGTCT ACTTTGAATGATAGAACGATTAAGGTGGACTTTGCAAAACCTAAAAAGAAGCAACCTGCTGTGCCATCAGTTCCTGTGGAGAAAAATGTTGTGTTTGTGGGGAATTTAACATGGAGAGTGAGATCCCGTCATCTTCGGGAGTTATTTGCCTCAACTCCAGGTGTCCAATCAGTTGAAGTTATCTTTCATACCACCACACCAAGGCGATCTGCTGGCTATGCATTTGTTTCCTTTTCCTCGaaagaggaggcagaggcggctatTTCTACCTTCAATGGCAAG GAATTGATGGGACGATCCATTAACGTGATGTTCAAAGAGGACACTGTCAAAAAGAACAAGTCTTCTGATTCTGAGGAAGAGAAGTTGGAGGAGGCAGAATCATCTGAGGAGAGTGATAGCTAA